In Zingiber officinale cultivar Zhangliang chromosome 1A, Zo_v1.1, whole genome shotgun sequence, a genomic segment contains:
- the LOC122012173 gene encoding transcription factor MYB1-like, which translates to MCTKNPKQGFNKVSWSATEDSILAEHVRTHGEGRWGRVPKRTGLNRCPRSCRLRWLNYLRPDIKRGNISIEEEDLIIRLHNLLGNRWSLIAGRLPGRTDNEIKNYWNTVLKKKKLKVPSVESMHSNGEGDQKCKSKKEIGSPQFECPTLFNESSACKEHDNRTSKREYKEAWLNAGKIPDVSFFSLEDSYTFDQLMGSDIEQIGSSCVLDIDDLEKDQRIWGSAYSPMSFDDSWGISDNWFSWLGENSMESYILPL; encoded by the exons ATGTGCACCAAAAACCCCAAGCAAGGCTTTAACAAAGTGTCCTGGAGTGCTACTGAAGACAGCATCCTAGCAGAGCATGTCAGAACTCATGGAGAAGGAAGGTGGGGGAGGGTTCCCAAAAGAACAG GCCTAAATCGATGCCCCAGGAGTTGCCGGCTTCGCTGGTTGAATTATCTACGGCCGGACATCAAGAGGGGAAACATATCCATAGAAGAAGAGGATCTTATCATCAGGCTCCATAATCTTTTGGGAAACAG GTGGTCTCTGATAGCTGGAAGATTACCCGGTCGAACAGACAACGAAATCAAGAATTACTGGAACACAgtcctgaagaagaagaagctaaagGTTCCCTCAGTTGAATCCATGCATTCAAATGGAGAGGGCGATCAGAAGTGCAAGAGTAAAAAGGAGATTGGAAGTCCACAATTTGAGTGTCCAACTCTCTTCAATGAGTCATCTGCATGTAAAGAGCATGACAACAGAACTAGCAAAAGGGAGTACAAAGAAGCATGGTTAAATGCAGGAAAGATACCTGATGTTTCTTTCTTCTCACTTGAAGATAGTTATACATTTGACCAATTGATGGGTTCGGATATTGAGCAGATCGGCTCAAGTTGTGTTTTAGACATTGATGACTTGGAGAAAGACCAAAGAATTTGGGGAAGTGCTTATTCTCCCATGTCTTTTGATGATAGTTGGGGAATATCAGACAATTGGTTCAGCTGGTTGGGCGAGAACAGCATGGAGTCATACATTCTTCCTCTCTGA